Proteins encoded in a region of the Globicephala melas chromosome 1, mGloMel1.2, whole genome shotgun sequence genome:
- the SSBP3 gene encoding single-stranded DNA-binding protein 3 isoform X5 encodes MPGGPIPPGFFQPFMSPRYAGGPRPPIRMGNQPPGGVPGTQPLLPNSMDPTRQQGHPNMGGSMQRMNPPRGMGPMGPGPQTDAWLSLQNYGSGMRPPPNSLGPAMPGINMGPGAGRPWPNPNSANSIPYSSSSPGTYVGPPGGGGPPGTPIMPSPADSTNSSDNIYTMINPVPPGGSRSNFPMGPGSDGPMGGMGGMEPHHMNGSLGSGDIDGLPKNSPNNISGISNPPGTPRDDGELGGNFLHSFQNDNYSPSMTMSV; translated from the exons CCTTTTATGTCACCGCGATACGCAGGCGGCCCCCGGCCTCCGATCAGAATGGGAAACCAG CCTCCGGGAGGAGTTCCTGGGACACAGCCACTGCTGCCCAATTCCATGGATCCCACGCGACAACAAG GGCACCCCAACATGGGAGGATCAATGCAGAGAATGAACCCTCCCCGAGGCATGGGGCCTATGGGGCCCGGCCCACAG ACTGACGCTTGGTTATCGTTGCAGAATTACGGCAGCGGCATGAGACCACCACCCAACTCCCTTGGCCCCGCCATGCCCGGGATTAACAT ggGCCCGGGAGCTGGCAGACCCTGGCCCAATCCTAACAGTGCTAACTCA attccatattCCTCCTCATCACCCGGCACCTACGTG GGACCCCCTGGTGGTGGCGGCCCCCCAGGAACACCCATCATGCCTAGTCCTGCAG ATTCAACAAATTCCAGTGACAACATCTACACAATGATTAACCCGGTGCCGCCTGGAGGCAGCCGGTCCAAC TTCCCGATGGGTCCAGGCTCGGACGGCCCGATGGGGGGCATGGGTGGCATGGAGCCACACCACATGAACGGCTCGTTAG ggTCAGGTGACATAGATGGACTTCCAAAA AATTCTCCTAACAACATAAGTGGCATTAGCAATCCTCCAGGCACCCCTCGAGACGACGGTGAGCTAGGAGGGAACTTCCTCCACTCCTTCCAGAACGACAAT TATTCTCCAAGCATGACGATGAGTGTGTGa